The Xyrauchen texanus isolate HMW12.3.18 chromosome 38, RBS_HiC_50CHRs, whole genome shotgun sequence genome window below encodes:
- the LOC127631938 gene encoding A disintegrin and metalloproteinase with thrombospondin motifs 8-like, producing MNKMWLYLVISTCLFADTLSHSFKTEEIIPVRLTGRPGGRVAKRSEEQPSFRLTAFGKNFTLNLTPDSTFISPTLKVYRIKAKHFATESSNQTEEEDGAELLKGCFYTGAVDSKEDSIVSVSLCRGILGSFITDGKEYMIEPKLFSSEKHGTFTEQLHIIKRRHFTKSRRVSEPPSDLREDANDHDLMRQMSPRRRRFVSTSRFIETLVVADASLTHFYGDEIKHYILTLMSVAAQIYKHPSIKNSISIVLVKMLIVENEEVGPSISSNGGVALRNFCAWQQLFNPLNHRHPEHYDTAILFTREDLCGHQSCDTLGVADVGTMCDTKRSCSVIEDNGLQAAFTTAHELGHVLSMPHDDTKNCEQLFGHLGEDHIMAPVFNQFNKTSPWSPCSALYVTEFFNNGHGDCLLDTPEKIVALPTELPGITYSLDRQCQQIFGEEYSHCPNTTASEVCRQLWCQEEGQSMCTTRNGSLPWADGTSCAPNMACLDGVCMSSEEVIKPKLAVDGGWGEWGPWQPCSRSCGGGVMFSYRECTQPSPQNGGKYCLGQRVKYQSCNKHACENNQGKTFREEQCEKHNNPNHFDVHGNMKQWIPKYAGVSMRDRCKLFCRARGSSEFRVFEAKVIDGTPCGPDTTSFCVQGQCIKAGCDLEIDSSKKLDKCGLCGGNGLSCRMISGSFNKVVQGYRDIVTIPSGATNINIKQQSHGSIPHDGHYLAVQRENGDYILNGNFSVSTVEQYIPVHGAVLKYSGSSTTLERIQSFRHLQEPITIQLLSTAGETLPPKVKYTFYIPKTMSFSKPKDKMIYGKLIHPFGVPGWVTGEWSECSKTCGSGWSRRNVECKDNAGFYSNHCNKDLRPSDIRACADLPCPIWQSGHWSSCSQTCGHGERHRRIFCIDYSGKAVKPENCDPAKKPEPLPEKCFYQEC from the exons atgaataaaatgtgGCTATATTTGGTCATTTCGACCTGCCTCTTCGCGGACACTCTTTCTCACTCATTTAAGACGGAGGAGATTATACCTGTGCGGTTGACGGGACGACCCGGTGGACGAGTGGCAAAGAGGAGCGAAGAACAGCCGAGCTTCAGGCTCACGGCTTTCGGCAAGAATTTCACGCTTAATTTGACACCGGACAGCACGTTTATATCTCCAACACTCAAGGTTTATCGTATCAAAGCCAAACACTTCGCTACAGAGTCCTCGAATCAGACCGAAGAAGAGGATGGGGCGGAATTACTGAAAGGCTGTTTTTACACCGGGGCTGTTGACTCCAAAGAGGACTCTATCGTCTCTGTCAGCTTATGTCGTGGGATTTTAGGGTCATTTATTACAGATGGTAAAGAATATATGATCGAACCGAAACTTTTCAGCTCGGAGAAACACGGAACATTCACCGAACAGTTGCATATCATTAAAAGAAGACATTTTACAAAGTCCCGCCGGGTCTCCGAACCGCCGTCTGATCTCAGAGAAGATGCAAATGATCACGATTTGATGAGGCAGATGTCTCCCAGGCGTAGACGGTTTGTCTCGACATCCAGGTTTATTGAGACTTTAGTGGTCGCTGACGCTTCCCTGACACATTTTTATGGAGATGAGATCAAG CACTACATTCTGACCTTGATGTCAGTGGCTGCTCAGATTTACAAACACCCCAGCATTAAGAACTCCATCAGCATAgtgcttgtgaagatgctgatcGTGGAGAATGAGGAGGTTGGACCATCCATCTCCAGCAATGGAGGTGTTGCGCTGCGCAACTTCTGTGCCTGGCAGCAGCTCTTCAACCCACTCAACCACAGGCATCCTGAGCACTATGATACTGCAATCCTTTTTACTAGAGAG GACCTCTGTGGACATCAGAGCTGTGACACGTTGGGTGTAGCTGATGTTGGGACCATGTGTGATACTAAAAGGAGCTGTTCTGTTATTGAAGACAATGGTCTTCAGGCTGCTTTCACAACCGCCCATGAACTAG GCCATGTTCTGAGTATGCCCCATGATGACACTAAGAACTGTGAGCAGCTTTTTGGACATCTAGGAGAGGACCATATCATGGCCCCTGTATTCAATCAGTTCAACAAGACTTCTCCTTGGTCTCCATGCAGTGCTTTATATGTCACAGAGTTTTTCAACAATGGACATG GAGACTGCTTACTGGACACCCCTGAGAAGATTGTGGCCTTGCCCACTGAGCTGCCAGGCATAACTTATAGCCTGGACCGCCAGTGCCAACAGATATTTGGAGAGGAGTATTCACATTGTCCCAACACTACAGCCAGTGAAGTGTGCAGACAGCTTTGGTGCCAGGAGGAAGGCCAGTCCATGTGTACAACTAGGAATGGGAGTCTGCCTTGGGCAGATGGCACAAGCTGTGCTCCTAACATGGCCTGTCTGGACGGTGTATGCATGTCCTCTGAAGAAGTAATTAAACCTAAG TTGGCTGTGGATGGAGGCTGGGGAGAGTGGGGACCATGGCAACCGTGTTCCAGATCATGCGGAGGGGGAGTGATGTTCTCCTACAGAGAGTGCACTCAGCCATCACCTCAGAATGGTGGAAAATACTGTCTGGGCCAGAGAGTGAAGTACCAGTCCTGCAACAAACATGCCTGTGAGAACAACCAAG GAAAAACATTTAGAGAGGAACAATGTGAGAAGCACAACAATCCCAATCACTTTGATgttcatggaaacatgaagcaaTGGATACCAAAATATGCTGGAGTATCAATGCGGGACAGGTGTAAACTCTTTTGCAGAGCAAGAGGCAGCAGTGAATTCAGAGTTTTTGAAGCTAAA GTAATTGATGGAACCCCATGTGGACCAGATACCACATCATTCTGTGTGCAAGGCCAGTGTATCAAAGCTGGTTGTGACCTGGAGATCGATTCAAGTAAAAAGTTGGACAAATGTGGCTTGTGTGGAGGGAATGGCTTGAGCTGCAGGATGATATCAGGCTCATTCAACAAAGTCGT CCAAGGATATAGGGATATTGTGACGATTCCAAGTGGAGCCACCAATATTAACATCAAACAGCAGAGTCATGGAAGTATACCACATGATGGGCATTACTTGGCTGTCCAAAGAGAAAATGGTGACTATATCTTAAATGGCAACTTTTCAGTATCCACAGTGGAGCAGTATATTCCAGTGCATGGGGCTGTGCTTAAGTACAGTGGCTCGTCCACCACACTAGAGCGAATCCAGAGCTTTCGCCATCTCCAAGAACCAATCACCATACAGCTGCTTTCCACTGCTGGAGAAACCCTCCCACCAAAGGTCAAATACACATTCTACATCCCCAAAACCATGTCATTCAGCAAACCCAAAGACAAAATGATTTATGGTAAATTGATTCATCCGTTTGGGGTGCCAGGGTGGGTCACTGGAGAGTGGTCTGAATGCTCAAAAACCTGTGGATCAGGATGGTCCAGAAGAAACGTTGAATGCAAAGATAATGCTGGCTTTTATTCAAACCACTGCAATAAAGATCTCAGACCTTCTGATATCAGGGCCTGTGCAGACCTGCCATGTCCCATATGGCAATCAGGACATTGGTCTTCATGCTCACAAACTTGTGGCCATGGGGAACGCCACCGCAGGATTTTCTGCATTGATTATTCTGGGAAGGCTGTGAAACCAGAAAATTGCGATCCTGCAAAAAAGCCAGAACCATTACCTGAAAAGTGTTTCTACCAAGAGTGTTGA